attcctggtcaggcagctggatcccacatgccacaacgaaagGTTCCATGTGCTTTAACTGGGACCCAtcacagctaaataaatagataatggaagatttgggagaatggcattgaaacatgtataatatcatgtatgaaacgagtcaccagtccaggttcgatgcacgatactggatgcttggggctggtgcactgggacaacccagagggatggtatggggagggaggagggaggggagtgcaggatggggaacaaatgtatacctgtggcggattcatttcgatatttggcaaaactaatacaatattgtaaagtttaaaaataaaatttaaaaaaataggaagaactaATCTGTAGTTGTAGAGGTCAAAAAGTTGGTTGGTTATCTTTGGGAGGTTTGAACTGAGAGAGGGCATGAGAGAACCTTCTGGGGAAGGTTCTAAAAATATGTTGAACTGGATGGTGGCTGCATGGCTCTAAACAGATGAAAAATTTCATCAAGCTGTCTACTTAGGAGAAGTGCACCTCACTGTACCTGAGTTCCAGATCGACAGAAATGGGAAATCCTTAATGATTTTACAACAGtgtactagggcttccctggtggctcagtgacagagaatccacctgacaacacaggagacacaggtttgattcctggtccaggagaatcccacatgccatggagcaactaagcccaagcactacaactactgagcctgtgctctagagcctgggagctacaactactgaagcccatgcaccctataGCCGGTGCTTCgcaacagagaagccactgcagtgagaagcccgcaccctgcaactagagaatagctcccgttcactgcaaccagagaaaagtccatacagcaacaaagactcagcgcagccataatgaaaggaaggaaggaaggaaggaaaaaataaaaacaaaacaatgtattGGCTTTACAAACGCAGCTTCAAGACAGGTCATTTTGCTATCTCCACCCCATTCTAGAACACCACCCTTGAGCTCCACCTGTGTGGAATTCTGAAGCCTGCAGTGTAGAGAACTTAGGCAGTTACCACATTCCTTGATGCTGGAATGTGTTTGTTTGGGTTTATATAAATCTGATCTTCCGAGTCCACCTAAGGTTGGGATGAGGTGGAGGGAGTCCTTCAGTAAGATGAGACCTCATCATACGTGAGTTCAGAGCCTCATCCCtcagtgggattttccaaaccAAGACACTTCTAAGAGCAGAACGGAGCTCCATGAATGTTTCCACCAGGACAACAGGCATAAACCAGGATGTCCCAGGCAGGAGGGTGTATAATGCAACTTCTTGATATGAAACCCACCAGATGACCTGGAAAATACACAGACTGGGACAAGTTGACAAGTCTTTTGGGACAAAGACATGGGGTATGAGAGGAGGAAACATGCACACAGAGAAGGCTGTAATCAGTCAAGGGTGCAGAGGTGTTATACAAAATCACTCTTCAGGGAACCGGGCCTCCAGCCCACGCCCTAGcagctccccttctcctcctctgaatTTACTGTCCCTTCTCTAGAACTCCTAAGCCTGACCCCGCTCCCTGGCCCTCCCAGCCCACGGTTCCCCTGACCCCACTCCCTTTCCCAGAACTCAGTCGTCTGAGCCCCCAGCCTGCGGTTCTGTCCTAGGCCTCAGCCTTTCCTGCCTTCGACTGAAACAGCAGCATCTTCTAAgccctgggggcttccccaggccccagccccggCCTAGAACCCGCCCGCCGCCTGCCACGCTGCCACTGCCGCTTCCTCTATAAAGGGACCCAGGCGTCCGGGCCAAGGGGCCCCCGCACAGCAGGTGAGACTCTCCCAGCCCATCTCCTCGGGCTGCCGGGGCGGTGGACTCCTTCCCCGGGGGCGTTCAGTCCCTCCTCTcacaccccagcccctcctgcaCCTCCAGCCAGGGCCAGGGCCTTGGTGGGGCTGGTTTTGGTTGGTTCCCCTCTCTCTGACTCCATCTGtcagtctctttctctctgtctgtgtctaaCGTTCTGAGCCCTTTCTGTTCCCCTCctatctgtctctgtctctctccctctgctcACCTCGGGGTTTCCCTGATTGCATCTTGTCCCCCTTCTCTGTCTGTCACGCCGTGTGTCTCTCGGGGTGGTTGTCTCCACCGGCAGGAGGCCCGTCTTCCTCATCGCGCCCCGCCCCACTCACTGTCTCTCTCCCCGCAGGTTCTCCCCATGACACCACCTGGACGTCTCTACCTCCTGAGGGTGTGCagcaccccacccctcctcctcctggggctgctgctggccCTGCCGCTGGAGGCCCAGGTGAGGCAGCAGGACCAAGAGGGGCCGTGGGGGGCGGCCCAGCCCAATCCTGGGCCTTAAAGcctgtctgactctcttctcCCCTAGGGGCTCCGTGGCATTGGCCTCACACCCTCAGCTGCACAGCCTGCCCATCAGCAACTCCCGACGCCCTTCACCCGTGGCACCCTCAAACCCGCCGCTCACCTTGTTGGTAAACATCCACCCGCCCTCCCGACAAGtagcccccagccctcctcctgcccctttcAGAGACCCAATATCCACCCCCCACCAGCTCACCCCACTCCCACTCCCTCTGTCCTCCCAGCCATCCCCAGGAACTCAGTCCAGCACCTGTTGCCTTGGGGACTGAGACCACTGACCCCCAAGTCCTTAAGCATCATCCCCTCTGGCTCTTCCCAGGAGACCCCAGCACCCAGGACTCGCTGCGCTGGAGGGCAAACACGGACCGCGCCTTCCTCCGCCACGGCTTCTCTCTGAGCAACAATTCCCTCCTGGTCCCCACCAGTGGCCTGTACTTCGTCTACTCCCAAGTGGTCTTCTCCGGGAGAGGCTGCTTCCCCagggccacccccacccctctctaCCTGGCTCATGAGGTCCAGCTGTTTTCCCCCCAGTACCCCTTCCACGTGCCTCTCCTCAGCGCTCAGAAGTCCGTGTGCCCAGGGCCACAGGGGCCGTGGGTGCGCTCAGTGTACCAGGGGGCTGTATTCCTGCTCACCCGGGGAGACCAGCTATCCACTCACACAGATGGCATCTCCCACCTGCTCCTCAGCCCCAGTAGTGTCTTCTTTGGAGCCTTCGCTCTGTAGAAACatccagaaagaaacaaataggCTTCAAGGCCTTCTCCCCATTTTGCCTCCATTCTGACCAATTCAGGGGTCACCACACCTCTCCTTTGACTATTCCAACAGTCTTGAGTCTTCCCCCCGCCCGGTTCTCAGCACCTGGAGCTTCCAAAGAAGGAATTCTAGGCACACCAGGGGACCAGACCTTCCTGGACCACCCCAGATGCTCAGCTGAGGACTTCAAGCCTGCCTCGAAATGCCCACCCAGATCCCTTCCTCGGCCCTGCCCATCTAGGGGGCCTCGTCCTGGACATGGAGAGGGGAGCTGACACATGAGGGAGCTTGGGTGGATGACTAAAGGCAGGGAGGGGGGCTTATTTATGAAGGGAaaacaattaaattatttatttatggagcatggagagaagggaataaTAGCGAGACATCAGAAGAAAGAGCTAATACACCCAAGAGATGATGAGTGAGAGGGCTTAGGCACAAGGATGACCCAGTGGGAGAGAGAAAGCGAGGCTCTGAGGGACCAAGGGGTTCTGGAAGGAAGTGAAAAGCTGTTAAGAGCCAGCCGCCGCTTAACTAGACACCCCTCAAGGAGATGTCTGACCCTCAATGAAGCCAAATAAACTTTTGTCTGAAATTCTGTCTGCCTGTATGTCTGTTGGGGAGGGGAGAATTCCCCAGATGTCTCTGaggaatggaggaaagacaggaaTCAGAGAGGCCTGAGGGGCTCTGGGGAAACACGGTGGGCTCGCAGGGTGGTGCAGCCAGCTCGCTGCAAGGGAACCAGAGGATAAGCTGAGAAGACAGAGGCAGGTCCAAGGTCTGGAGAAGTGGGGGTCAGGGGCCCCCTGAGGAATGGGGGTTACAGGAGGCTCCTAAGGAGCACTGACAACACTAAAGAGTGTTCAGGATGATGGGGGAGGATCATGGGGCCCCCCTGGAAGACATGGCCATGCCAGGGCCCCGAGAAATGGGACAACCTCCAAGGCTGGGGACTAGAGAACACCAGAGGCATTTCAGGAGACCTGGTCACACACACAGGGGCTCTCAAGGGCAGT
This genomic window from Bos mutus isolate GX-2022 chromosome 23, NWIPB_WYAK_1.1, whole genome shotgun sequence contains:
- the LTA gene encoding lymphotoxin-alpha, producing MTPPGRLYLLRVCSTPPLLLLGLLLALPLEAQGLRGIGLTPSAAQPAHQQLPTPFTRGTLKPAAHLVGDPSTQDSLRWRANTDRAFLRHGFSLSNNSLLVPTSGLYFVYSQVVFSGRGCFPRATPTPLYLAHEVQLFSPQYPFHVPLLSAQKSVCPGPQGPWVRSVYQGAVFLLTRGDQLSTHTDGISHLLLSPSSVFFGAFAL